The DNA region CCTATAAATTAGGATTATATATACGTGATTCTGCAGCAGGTATCGGAACCATGACATTTTATGATCCAAAATCCCATAAATATGGGGCATTGGGCCATGTCATTTCTGATATGGATACCAAAAAGCCGATTGTTGTGGAAGATGGGCAAATTGTCAGATCGACCGTCACCTCGATTGAAAAGGGAAGCAATGGTAATCCCGGAGAAAAGCTGGCAAGGTTCTCTTCTGATCGTGAGATAATAGGGAATATTGTCAGAAACAGCCCATTTGGAATCTTTGGGAAGCTTCACCACGGGCTCGATAATGGATTATTGGAAAAGCCAATGCCCATAGCTTTATCGAATCAGGTAAAAGAAGGACCGGCCCAAATATTGACGGTAGTAGACGGAGATCAAGTGGAAAAGTACGATATTGAAATTGTCAGCACGATACCGCAGAAATTCCCGGCAACCAAAGGAATGGTCATTAAAGTCACCGATCCGAAGCTGCTGGCGAAAACTGGAGGAATCGTTCAGGGGATGAGCGGAAGTCCGATCATCCAAGACGGAAAATTAATCGGTGCTGTCACACATGTATTTGTAAATGACCCTACTTCGGGATATGGCGTCCATATCGAATGGATGCTCCATGAAGCAGGAATCGATATATATGGAAATGATGAACATAAAGCGAGCTGATGATGAAAAGCCGGGTGAAATAATCTCGGCTTTTTATTTTGCCGAGGCATACGGCGATATTTAGATGAGGCATCTTCAAGGTTTTTTTTGTGTAATTTTAAAATTTAACATGATACGACCTTACAATTCAAGATTTTTTTGATAAAATATACATAAAGAAAATTCGACAAATGCATAATGAATTACTCGAATAACGTCGAAAATAGAAGTAATTAAAAGAAAAACAAAGGATTTATA from Falsibacillus albus includes:
- the spoIVB gene encoding SpoIVB peptidase, producing the protein MKWDLFRKTIGGILLVSLIAIGFIKPIHEYIDLPKNVTMFSGEHQSFAQPQAVTATVMKGENVAVTTENKGITVQAQTAGKNEVLMEFAGFPIKKVNVNVLKDFKVIPGGQSIGVKLNTLGVLVVGHHLVSTEQGKLSPGEEAGIQVGDIITKINGKKIKNMSDVAPFVQSAGESGKPLHVSVQRDHTVFNTDLKPLQDKSEKSYKLGLYIRDSAAGIGTMTFYDPKSHKYGALGHVISDMDTKKPIVVEDGQIVRSTVTSIEKGSNGNPGEKLARFSSDREIIGNIVRNSPFGIFGKLHHGLDNGLLEKPMPIALSNQVKEGPAQILTVVDGDQVEKYDIEIVSTIPQKFPATKGMVIKVTDPKLLAKTGGIVQGMSGSPIIQDGKLIGAVTHVFVNDPTSGYGVHIEWMLHEAGIDIYGNDEHKAS